One region of Desertifilum tharense IPPAS B-1220 genomic DNA includes:
- the recO gene encoding DNA repair protein RecO produces MSRTYKAVGINLKGMPLGESDRLLTILTPEFGLIRAVAPGARKHKSSLGGRSGLFVVNELLIAKGRSLDKITQAQSLESYPGLGQHLGKLTASQYLAELVLLQALGDQPQRELYELFNAHLGRLEQAASNEAIMAHLTHAVFHLLALAGLAPQVHRCCTSQDPIVPDFQTPHWQVEFDVAAGGAIAIASQQTQPTQDKLKYRGGDRQPTSAQPEPSVGILNSPPAVKSPQRSQLTREPAARKSAYSTRLDATELDILQRLAYPELPIIQEVLSSSAPLGIERWLRLEHILRQYAQYHFDRSLRAAALIESCFLPLPTSITRDNATV; encoded by the coding sequence ATGAGCCGAACCTATAAAGCTGTTGGAATCAATCTTAAGGGGATGCCCTTGGGAGAGTCGGATCGCCTGTTAACTATTTTGACCCCTGAGTTTGGTCTGATTCGGGCGGTTGCACCAGGAGCGCGCAAGCATAAGTCTTCTTTGGGGGGAAGAAGCGGGTTATTTGTGGTCAATGAGTTGTTGATTGCTAAGGGGCGATCGCTTGATAAAATTACTCAAGCCCAAAGTCTGGAATCTTATCCCGGTTTGGGACAGCATTTAGGGAAGCTCACGGCTAGCCAATACTTAGCTGAGTTAGTGTTGCTGCAAGCGCTTGGCGATCAACCCCAGCGCGAACTCTACGAACTGTTTAATGCTCATCTCGGTCGTTTAGAGCAAGCCGCTAGCAATGAAGCGATTATGGCTCATTTGACTCACGCGGTTTTTCACTTGCTGGCTCTTGCGGGACTGGCTCCCCAGGTTCACCGCTGTTGTACTAGCCAAGATCCCATTGTGCCAGATTTTCAGACGCCCCACTGGCAGGTAGAATTTGATGTCGCCGCCGGGGGGGCGATCGCGATCGCTTCCCAACAAACCCAACCCACACAAGATAAGCTGAAGTATAGAGGGGGCGATCGCCAACCGACATCTGCTCAACCTGAGCCTTCAGTGGGTATTCTCAATTCCCCACCTGCGGTAAAATCACCCCAAAGGAGTCAATTGACTCGCGAACCCGCAGCACGCAAAAGCGCTTATTCTACGCGCTTAGATGCCACGGAACTCGATATCTTGCAGCGTTTAGCTTATCCTGAACTTCCTATTATTCAAGAAGTATTGTCATCTTCTGCCCCTCTGGGAATAGAGCGATGGCTTAGGCTAGAACATATTTTGCGGCAATATGCCCAGTACCATTTCGATCGGTCCCTAC
- the deoC gene encoding deoxyribose-phosphate aldolase — MAREYSDIDIAPYIDHALLHPSATPDLVSQWCEQADQLHFAAVCIAPAYVRQAADLLHGKSVKVCTVIGFPTGATTPGTKLYEAQEAVEHGARELDVVINIGLLKAGKTDAVHREIAEICEETGVTIKAILETNLLTDEEKRIAAELCLEAGVEYLKTSTGWNGGATVADVRLLKELTKGQVGIKASGGIRTLEQAYELILAGATRLGTSRGVDLLHQRDRQPQEEES, encoded by the coding sequence ATGGCGAGAGAATATTCAGACATTGATATTGCCCCTTATATCGATCACGCGCTACTACACCCCAGCGCCACCCCCGATCTAGTCTCGCAGTGGTGCGAACAAGCCGATCAACTGCACTTTGCAGCCGTTTGCATTGCTCCCGCCTACGTGCGTCAAGCCGCAGACTTACTGCATGGCAAATCGGTTAAAGTCTGCACCGTTATTGGTTTTCCCACCGGAGCCACCACGCCAGGAACCAAACTCTACGAAGCCCAAGAAGCAGTAGAACACGGCGCAAGAGAACTGGATGTAGTCATTAATATTGGCTTGCTCAAAGCTGGAAAAACCGACGCCGTACATCGAGAAATTGCCGAAATCTGCGAAGAAACAGGCGTCACCATTAAAGCGATTTTAGAAACCAATCTCCTCACCGACGAAGAGAAACGCATTGCAGCCGAACTCTGTTTAGAAGCCGGGGTAGAATACCTGAAAACTAGCACCGGATGGAATGGCGGCGCAACCGTTGCAGATGTGCGTTTGCTCAAAGAACTAACGAAAGGACAAGTGGGAATTAAAGCCTCTGGGGGTATCCGTACCCTAGAGCAAGCCTACGAACTTATCCTAGCCGGAGCTACCCGTTTAGGCACCTCTCGCGGTGTGGATCTCCTACATCAGCGCGATCGCCAACCCCAGGAGGAAGAGAGCTAG
- a CDS encoding histidine kinase: MVNTKTTQNRTYYKRAVGVFPNRKDLEAVLRALKDNGYDMNRVSLIARHIEDVKGAEEVTDRGDTEAQEGAGIGASTGTILGGLGGLLVGIGVLAIPGVGPILAAGVEINAFASTLAGAGIGAAAGGIIGALVGMGIPEEHAKVYNDRVKAGQYLLVVSGTDEDLRGVERILRDRHVEEFNIYDAPDLADSQPAPTATRATTVQTTEHRTPRSAVTDTRDIDNDGEAEVYIVDKRTTTR, from the coding sequence ATGGTTAACACAAAAACAACTCAAAATCGCACTTACTACAAGCGAGCAGTCGGGGTTTTCCCCAACCGCAAAGACCTTGAAGCCGTGCTTCGCGCCCTCAAAGATAACGGTTACGATATGAACCGAGTCTCTTTGATCGCCCGTCACATTGAAGATGTCAAAGGCGCAGAAGAAGTAACCGACCGAGGCGATACCGAAGCCCAAGAAGGTGCTGGAATTGGCGCGTCTACAGGGACTATTTTAGGCGGTCTAGGCGGTCTATTGGTCGGAATTGGCGTCCTAGCCATTCCCGGTGTCGGTCCGATCCTAGCGGCGGGTGTAGAAATTAACGCCTTTGCTTCTACCCTAGCAGGTGCCGGGATTGGTGCCGCCGCCGGGGGAATTATCGGGGCTTTAGTCGGGATGGGAATTCCCGAAGAACACGCGAAAGTCTACAACGATCGCGTTAAAGCGGGTCAATACTTGCTCGTCGTCAGCGGTACAGACGAGGATCTGCGAGGGGTAGAAAGAATTTTGCGCGATCGCCATGTCGAAGAATTCAATATCTATGATGCACCCGACTTGGCAGACTCGCAACCTGCACCGACTGCAACCCGCGCGACAACGGTTCAGACAACCGAACACCGTACCCCGCGAAGCGCAGTAACAGATACTCGCGATATCGATAATGACGGTGAAGCGGAAGTCTACATCGTAGATAAGCGCACTACCACTCGCTAG